From one Lolium rigidum isolate FL_2022 chromosome 4, APGP_CSIRO_Lrig_0.1, whole genome shotgun sequence genomic stretch:
- the LOC124648125 gene encoding inactive protein kinase SELMODRAFT_444075-like codes for MAAPGRAAGEPPRPQPQSRGATVVVAARAAPREIPRAAAAWALAHVARHGDTVLLLVLMPPPPPAVAGKRPWGFPFFAGGCATGHGAAPVQRSDVSELCTQMMLRLRDLYDPTKVDVKVRIVHTTPSGGVVATESKQAQASWVVLDRDLKLEERHCMQDLQCNIVVMRRSRPKVVRLNLAEKQPEEPAQVPPPPQPEPSASDGAEVAGGVEEEETVSIRGPEVTPSCSTESVTPCDSTDVGVSSVSSSDPGASPFCGSETDASLKKELTEDNIQHLLVNISDSETETSTPHAAASLLQPWMADILQRPVSSKVLTPNRPRARRTPTADALLEKISKLDLLTEISAVRSRSDLNFRGNVRDVVSLSRSAPPGPPPLCSVCQHKTPVFGKPPRWFSYGELEYATGGFSRANFLAEGGFGSVHRGVLPDGQAIAVKQYKLASSQGDVEFCSEVEVLSCAQHRNVVMLIGFCVEDKRRLLVYEYICNRSLDTHLYGRNRETLGWAARQKIAVGAARGLRYLHEECRVGCIIHRDMRPNNILVTHDFEPLVGDFGLARWQPDGDMGVETRVIGTFGYLAPEYAQSGQITEKADVYSFGVVLVELVTGRKAVDINRPKGQQFLTEWARPLLEDHALDDLIDPRLEDRFCENEVYCMLHAANLCIRRDPHSRPRMSHVLRILEGDMVESGCISATSSVAGSMSRRMMSDRQHYQEQSSPVQPKDVSEVNRSYETLRSAWDSDRQELSDRFWYPSAADCSRPR; via the exons ATGGCGGCGCCGGGAAGAGCCGCCGGCGAGCCGCCGCGGCCGCAGCCGCAGAGCCGGGgagcgacggtggtggtggcggcgcgggccgcgcCCAGGGAGATCCCCAGGGCGGCGGCCGCGTGGGCGCTGGCGCACGTCGCGCGGCACGGCGacaccgtcctcctcctcgtcctcatgccgccgccgccgcccgccgtcgccg GCAAAAGGCCCTGGGGCTTCCCGTTCTTCGCGGGGGGCTGCGCCACCGGCCACGGGGCGGCGCCGGTGCAGAGGTCGGACGTCTCCGAGCTGTGCACGCAGATGATGCTGAGGCTGCGCGACCTCTATGACCCGACCAAG GTAGACGTGAAGGTGAGGATCGTCCACACCACGCCCTCCGGCGGCGTGGTGGCCACCGAGTCGAAGCAAGCGCAGGCGAGCTGGGTCGTGCTGGACAG GGACCTGAAGCTTGAGGAGAGACACTGCATGCAGGACCTCCAATGCAACATCGTCGTCATGAGGCGCTCCCGGCCCAAAGTTGTCCGGCTCAACCTCGCGGAGAAACAGCCGGAGGAACCAGCTCAGGtgccaccgccgccgcagcccgaGCCGAGCGCTTCGGATGGTGCCGAAGTTGCAGGTGGTGTAGAAGAGGAGGAGACGGTCTCAATCCGAGGCCCCGAGGTGACGCCGAGCTGCAGCACAGAGTCGGTAACACCGTGTGACAGTACTGACGTCGGGGTGTCGTCTGTGTCAAGCTCGGACCCTGGTGCTTCTCCATTTTGTGGTTCTGAAACAGATGCCTCTCTGAAGAAAGAATTGACCGAG GATAATATACAGCATTTGCTTGTCAACATATCTGATTCCGAGACGGAAACTTCAACCCCTCATGCAGCAGCCTCATTGCTTCAACCATGGATGGCTGACATTCTGCAGAGACCTGTATCCTCCAAAGTACTAACACCAAACCGACCTAGAGCTAGAAGAACTCCCACGGCGGACGCTTTGCTCGAGAAGATCTCCAAGCTGGACCTGCTGACTGAGATCAGCGCAGTTAGGAGCAGGTCTGACCTGAACTTCAGAGGAAACGTGAGAGACGTCGTCTCTCTGTCGAGGAGCGCGCCGCCCGGGCCTCCGCCTTTGTGCTCCGTATGTCAGCACAAGACACCTGTGTTCGGGAAACCACCACGGTGGTTCAGCTATGGGGAGCTAGAGTATGCAACTGGTGGCTTCTCCAGAGCAAACTTCTTGGCTGAGGGTGGGTTTGGGTCCGTCCACAGAGGGGTGCTTCCTGATGGCCAAGCAATTGCTGTTAAGCAGTACAAACTTGCTAGCTCCCAAGGTGATGTCGAGTTTTGCTCGGAGGTGGAGGTTCTGAGCTGTGCACAGCACCGGAATGTTGTGATGCTCATTGGGTTTTGTGTCGAAGACAAGAGACGGTTGTTGGTTTACGAGTACATTTGCAACAGATCATTGGATACACATCTTTATG GTCGTAACAGAGAGACGTTGGGGTGGGCTGCCAGACAAAAGATTGCAGTTGGAGCAGCCAGAGGGCTGCGGTACCTCCATGAAGAATGCAGGGTCGGTTGCATAATTCATCGTGATATGAGACCAAACAACATCCTTGTCACACATGATTTTGAGCCACTG GTCGGCGATTTTGGCTTGGCTAGATGGCAACCTGATGGAGACATGGGTGTCGAAACAAGAGTCATCGGCACATTCGG TTATCTGGCACCTGAATATGCCCAGAGCGGGCAAATAACTGAGAAGGCTGATGTCTACTCATTTGGGGTTGTTCTAGTGGAACTTGTCACTGGGCGCAAGGCTGTCGATATTAACAGACCGAAGGGCCAGCAGTTCCTAACTGAATGG GCCCGGCCTCTACTGGAAGACCACGCACTTGACGACCTCATCGACCCGCGCCTTGAGGACCGCTTCTGCGAAAACGAGGTCTACTGCATGCTGCACGCGGCGAACCTGTGCATAAGGCGCGACCCTCACTCGAGGCCGCGCATGTCCCAT GTCCTCCGCATACTGGAGGGCGACATGGTGGAGTCCGGCTGCATCTCCGCCACGAGCAGCGTCGCCGGGAGCATGAGCCGGCGGATGATGAGTGACCGGCAGCACTATCAGGAGCAGAGCAGCCCAGTTCAGCCGAAGGATGTCAGCGAGGTGAACCGCTCTTATGAGACCCTGAGGAGTGCCTGGGACTCAGACAGGCAAGAGCTGTCTGACAGGTTCTGGTATCCTTCAGCTGCAGATTGCAGCCGGCCAAGATGA